TTCTTTATCCAGCATATCCGCGAGACCGAAGGTAACACCCTACTCCATGGCGCTTACTGACCCGACCACTTCATCCCCTCCAGCGCCAGCAGGCGCGCCTTCATCCCCACGCCCCCGGCGTACCCGTGCAGGCCCCCGTCGCTCCCCACCACTCGGTGGCACGGCACCACCAGCGGCACCCGGTTGCGCGCCATAGCTTGCCCTACCCCACGCACCGCCCGCGGGTGTCCCACCGCCTCCGCCAGCCACTTATAGGTGCGCACCTGCCCCCGCGGAATGCTCCGACACATCTCCCACACCCGTCGGAAAAAGGGCGGTGCACCCTCGCTATCCACAGGGATGTCCTCCAGCGCCACGGGATGCCCCTGTAAGTAAGCCTGGATGCGCTCCCGCACCACCGCCAGGGCGGAGGCATTGGGCTGGGCTCCCTCTGCCCAGGGGAGCACCTGCGCCCACGCCTCCGCCGGCGTCGGCCGGGGCAACGACAGCGCCCGCACGCCCCCCTCGGACACCACCCCCGCCACCCATCCCCACGCCGTCGGGAACAGGTCATACCATAGGGGCATGGTTCACCTCCGCAACACTTTGCGCCACAAGG
The window above is part of the Dehalococcoidia bacterium genome. Proteins encoded here:
- a CDS encoding methylated-DNA--[protein]-cysteine S-methyltransferase, which produces MPLWYDLFPTAWGWVAGVVSEGGVRALSLPRPTPAEAWAQVLPWAEGAQPNASALAVVRERIQAYLQGHPVALEDIPVDSEGAPPFFRRVWEMCRSIPRGQVRTYKWLAEAVGHPRAVRGVGQAMARNRVPLVVPCHRVVGSDGGLHGYAGGVGMKARLLALEGMKWSGQ